A genome region from Bacillaceae bacterium IKA-2 includes the following:
- a CDS encoding site-specific integrase: MKPTDFSRYLTGFLTKYLPGEMGFSINTIASYRDTFVLFLTFIKDKKGIKTNSLTLGMINKEMVIHFLDWIETERGCSTATRNVRLAALHSFFQYLQYQSPDNLLEWQRILGIRVKKTETKSISYLTLNGIRLLLEMPDQSTKIGRRDLALLSIMYESGGRVQEIIDLTPSQVRFDRPCTVKLIGKGNKARIVPLMDAPLDLLNRYMDEQGLLSLSANMYPLFCNKRGEKLTRAGVNYILDKYARKARIKDQILIPERFSCHCLRHSKAMHLLQAGVNLIYIRDILGHRSVQTTEIYAKVDSKQKREAIEKAYTDVVPKGAPSWQKSGDLLEWLKRFDK; this comes from the coding sequence ATGAAGCCGACTGATTTCTCTCGCTATCTGACAGGATTTCTTACAAAATACCTGCCAGGAGAAATGGGGTTCAGTATAAATACGATTGCCTCTTATAGAGACACATTTGTACTTTTCCTTACATTTATCAAGGATAAAAAAGGAATAAAAACAAATTCTCTGACGCTGGGCATGATTAATAAGGAAATGGTTATTCACTTTCTTGACTGGATAGAAACAGAGCGTGGCTGTAGTACAGCCACAAGGAACGTCCGCCTTGCGGCATTACACTCTTTCTTCCAATATCTCCAGTATCAGAGCCCCGATAATCTTTTGGAATGGCAGAGAATCCTTGGAATCCGGGTTAAGAAAACAGAAACAAAATCAATCAGTTACCTAACGCTTAATGGGATCAGACTACTTTTGGAAATGCCTGATCAGTCAACTAAAATAGGACGAAGAGATCTTGCTCTTTTGTCAATTATGTATGAAAGCGGTGGAAGAGTACAGGAAATCATTGACCTCACTCCGTCACAAGTACGTTTTGACAGACCATGTACTGTAAAGTTAATTGGTAAGGGGAATAAAGCCCGGATAGTCCCTCTGATGGATGCTCCGTTAGATTTATTAAATCGATATATGGATGAGCAGGGGCTGTTAAGTTTGTCAGCAAACATGTACCCATTGTTCTGTAACAAAAGAGGAGAAAAACTGACCCGGGCAGGGGTGAATTACATACTAGATAAATATGCACGCAAGGCTCGTATTAAAGATCAAATATTAATCCCAGAACGATTTAGCTGTCATTGTCTGAGACATTCAAAAGCTATGCACTTACTCCAAGCAGGAGTTAATCTCATATACATCCGTGATATACTAGGTCACCGTTCTGTCCAAACAACTGAAATTTACGCTAAGGTAGATTCAAAACAAAAAAGAGAAGCAATTGAAAAAGCATATACAGATGTTGTACCAAAAGGTGCACCTTCTTGGCAAAAAAGTGGAGATTTATTGGAATGGCTAAAAAGATTTGATAAATAA
- a CDS encoding tyrosine-type recombinase/integrase, producing MMPNYCGIYAGLIEQYIDFKRNLGYKFVDATYTLSLFDRFTIDNAVLKLGLSKEIVDKWSEKRPNESDKTRYARIHYIAKFSAYLNDMGYPSHIPRLPKKYSSTFVPHIFSKKEVNAFFDACDTLKVNRRFETTVYVLPALFRMLYGCGIRISEALSLTCKDVDLDAKNIIVRETKNGKDRILPLSETLTEVCIQYRNVRPGKYEPKGYFFIKNNGQKCNAKAIYEWFRKILWNAGIPHGGKGFGPRMHDFRHTFSVHSLVKMSEAGLDLYYSLPILSKYLGHQSLEATDKYVRLTSDMYPDLIREVDNVCAYVFPEVDHYEAD from the coding sequence ATGATGCCGAACTATTGTGGTATTTATGCTGGTTTAATCGAACAGTACATTGATTTCAAAAGAAACCTCGGTTACAAGTTTGTTGATGCCACTTACACACTTTCGTTATTTGACAGATTTACAATAGATAATGCCGTATTAAAACTCGGTCTATCAAAGGAGATTGTTGATAAATGGAGTGAGAAGCGTCCAAATGAATCAGACAAGACACGTTATGCGAGGATTCATTATATTGCAAAATTTTCCGCCTATTTAAATGATATGGGATATCCATCACATATACCGAGATTGCCTAAAAAGTACAGCAGTACGTTTGTACCACATATTTTCTCGAAAAAGGAAGTGAATGCATTCTTCGATGCATGTGATACGCTTAAAGTTAATAGACGATTTGAAACAACTGTGTATGTACTCCCCGCTTTATTTAGAATGCTATATGGCTGTGGCATCCGTATCAGCGAAGCGTTATCCCTAACATGTAAGGATGTTGATCTTGATGCAAAAAATATTATTGTCAGGGAAACGAAAAACGGCAAAGACCGAATACTCCCATTATCTGAAACACTAACTGAGGTGTGTATTCAATATAGGAATGTTCGTCCCGGCAAATATGAACCGAAAGGTTATTTTTTTATCAAGAACAATGGGCAAAAATGTAATGCCAAGGCAATATATGAATGGTTCAGAAAAATACTCTGGAATGCAGGAATTCCACATGGTGGGAAGGGTTTTGGCCCAAGAATGCATGACTTTCGTCACACTTTCAGTGTACACTCTCTTGTGAAAATGTCAGAAGCTGGGCTAGATTTATACTACTCACTCCCAATATTATCAAAATATCTTGGGCATCAGTCATTAGAGGCTACAGATAAGTATGTAAGGCTAACATCTGACATGTACCCTGATTTAATTAGAGAAGTAGATAACGTTTGTGCCTATGTATTTCCGGAGGTTGACCATTATGAAGCCGACTGA
- a CDS encoding site-specific integrase has protein sequence MEQKYQTFEQLSSEVVKSLRDMSYSESRISQYRSAWQKLATFMENNQIEYYSASVGGAFIADFIGTGKYEEFSHWEKSIIRCVDVLTEFQSTGTFQYRRAKKSYQFYGCIGNPMVDFLNHRKSLGITENTLGHYRLNLHRFLSFFNEEGVMETEAIKKQHILGFVNQLGFYTPATRHSMLTTLRGFMRYLHDNGYTGIDFSYLIPKDNYKKQCKLPTTYTKNEVESLINTVDRSSPKGKRDAAMILLAARLGLRASDICLLKFENIHWEKNTITLVQQKTKNKIEHPLLIEIGEAIIDYLKYGRPKSDLPYVFLHAIPPYNCLNRSTLHSIVTFYLRRAGIKNITEKKHGPHALRHSLAGQLLEQKIPIHVISEVLGHKNTESTKTYLRIDLTSLSQCALDVPLLKTPFYAKEVE, from the coding sequence ATGGAACAAAAATATCAAACATTTGAACAACTGTCCTCAGAAGTAGTTAAATCCCTTCGGGATATGTCCTATTCCGAATCAAGGATAAGCCAATATCGTTCCGCGTGGCAAAAACTGGCTACTTTTATGGAAAACAATCAGATTGAGTATTATTCAGCGTCAGTAGGTGGAGCATTTATAGCTGACTTTATTGGTACTGGGAAATACGAGGAATTTAGCCATTGGGAAAAGAGCATAATCCGGTGTGTGGATGTTCTAACTGAATTTCAGTCTACAGGAACGTTCCAATACAGAAGGGCAAAGAAATCCTACCAATTTTATGGTTGCATCGGTAATCCTATGGTGGATTTCCTTAATCACCGAAAATCTTTGGGTATTACAGAAAATACGCTTGGTCATTACCGATTAAATCTTCATCGCTTTCTTAGTTTTTTTAATGAAGAAGGAGTCATGGAAACCGAAGCAATTAAAAAACAACACATTTTAGGATTTGTGAATCAGCTTGGTTTTTATACACCTGCAACGCGCCACAGCATGCTTACCACTTTACGTGGGTTTATGAGATATCTACATGACAATGGGTATACAGGGATTGACTTTTCATACCTAATTCCAAAAGACAATTACAAGAAGCAATGTAAACTACCCACGACATATACGAAAAATGAAGTTGAATCATTAATCAATACTGTTGACAGAAGTAGCCCAAAAGGGAAGCGTGATGCTGCTATGATACTATTGGCTGCACGATTGGGATTGAGGGCTTCTGACATCTGTCTGTTGAAGTTTGAAAACATACACTGGGAAAAGAATACAATTACACTTGTTCAACAAAAGACTAAAAATAAGATTGAGCATCCACTTTTAATAGAAATAGGAGAGGCTATTATCGATTATCTGAAGTATGGACGGCCTAAATCTGATCTTCCTTATGTCTTCCTACATGCAATCCCGCCATATAACTGCCTAAATAGATCGACTTTGCATAGCATTGTTACTTTTTATCTCCGTCGTGCTGGCATTAAAAACATAACAGAAAAGAAACATGGTCCTCATGCTTTGAGGCACAGTCTTGCTGGGCAACTACTGGAACAAAAAATACCCATCCATGTTATATCAGAAGTGCTAGGTCACAAGAATACCGAAAGCACAAAAACTTATTTACGAATAGACTTAACATCTTTGAGCCAATGCGCATTAGATGTTCCACTCTTAAAAACGCCATTTTATGCCAAGGAGGTGGAATGA
- a CDS encoding CBO0543 family protein yields MSKDRGILILIWLVTIGLLYNYIPKNKIRHAVLVYLFKQTITWFFGMFVVEMKLIKYPIKLFFENTNKASFSFEYFFFPSLCAIFNLNYPEKKNKIIKLLYYFFHTGLLTGLEVILERYTNLIKYIKWKWYWTFITIGSTYYLSRRFYLWFFKSEVNSEKFSEK; encoded by the coding sequence ATGTCAAAAGATAGAGGTATTTTAATACTTATTTGGTTGGTCACAATTGGACTTCTTTACAACTATATACCGAAAAATAAAATTAGACATGCTGTATTAGTTTATTTATTTAAACAAACGATCACGTGGTTTTTTGGTATGTTTGTAGTGGAAATGAAATTAATAAAATATCCGATCAAATTATTTTTTGAGAACACAAACAAAGCGAGTTTTTCATTTGAGTATTTCTTTTTCCCTTCCTTGTGTGCTATTTTCAACCTGAATTATCCAGAAAAGAAAAATAAAATCATAAAATTACTTTATTATTTTTTTCACACAGGACTACTCACAGGTCTTGAAGTAATATTAGAAAGATACACTAATCTGATCAAATATATAAAATGGAAGTGGTATTGGACTTTCATAACGATAGGATCTACTTATTATTTGTCGAGGAGATTTTATCTTTGGTTTTTTAAAAGTGAAGTTAATTCCGAAAAGTTTAGTGAGAAGTAA
- a CDS encoding Rrf2 family transcriptional regulator — translation MHLTTFTDYSLRVLLFLGNQPENKLSSTKEISSIYNISNHHVSKIVFELGKLKLITTVRGRNGGIKLAKQPSEINIGSVIQQTEENLDIVECFNQKTNACIISEACKLKHVFNEALAAYLQVLSSYTLEDILSNKDELNSIFQTATIKKNIL, via the coding sequence GTGCACCTGACCACATTTACTGATTATTCTCTTCGTGTTCTGCTTTTTTTAGGAAATCAACCTGAAAACAAGTTATCAAGCACAAAAGAAATATCATCAATTTATAATATATCTAATCATCATGTTAGCAAAATTGTTTTTGAATTAGGAAAGCTTAAATTAATTACTACAGTTAGGGGTAGAAATGGCGGGATCAAACTTGCTAAACAACCCAGTGAGATAAATATCGGCTCTGTCATTCAGCAAACAGAAGAAAACTTAGACATAGTAGAATGCTTCAACCAAAAAACTAATGCTTGCATTATCAGCGAAGCATGTAAATTAAAACATGTTTTTAACGAAGCTTTAGCAGCATATTTGCAAGTACTCTCTTCTTACACTCTCGAAGATATACTTAGCAACAAAGATGAACTTAACTCGATTTTTCAAACCGCGACTATTAAGAAAAATATATTGTGA
- the hmpA gene encoding NO-inducible flavohemoprotein, with translation MLSTEKIAIIKSTVPVLAEHGEKITKCFYEMMFTDHPELLNIFNHANQKQGKQPKALANTVYAAAMHIDNLEAIIPVVKQIAHKHRSLNIKASHYPIVGKYLLLAIKDVLGDAATDDIMNAWAEAYGIIADVFISVEKEMYAEAASVDGGWKEFRKFVVSKKVKESDVITSFYFKPEDGGKITSFQPGQYISIKVVIDGEQYTHIRQYSLSDSSGNEYYRISPKLEVGQGDIPGGKVSHYLHNDIVEGDIVELTSPAGDFVLKTESELPVVLISGGVGQTPMISMLKTLADNHPEKEVTYIHAAINGSTHAFKDEVLEIDNENDQIKSFLCYETPAVEDKAAQSYQKEGYFDLNWLQSILKNNQAEFYFCGPIPFMKAVNNALIEWEVPEARINYEFFGPATTL, from the coding sequence ATATTAAGTACTGAAAAGATTGCAATCATTAAATCAACAGTGCCGGTTTTAGCGGAGCACGGAGAGAAAATCACAAAATGTTTTTATGAGATGATGTTTACTGATCATCCAGAACTATTAAATATTTTTAATCATGCAAATCAAAAGCAAGGTAAACAACCAAAGGCATTAGCTAACACGGTCTATGCTGCGGCGATGCATATTGATAATCTTGAAGCAATTATCCCAGTAGTAAAACAAATTGCTCATAAACATCGCAGTTTAAATATAAAGGCTAGTCACTATCCTATTGTCGGAAAGTACTTATTATTAGCGATCAAAGATGTTCTAGGTGACGCTGCAACTGATGATATTATGAATGCTTGGGCAGAAGCATATGGAATTATTGCAGACGTGTTTATTAGTGTTGAAAAAGAGATGTATGCCGAAGCGGCAAGTGTCGATGGTGGCTGGAAAGAGTTTAGAAAATTTGTCGTTAGTAAGAAAGTAAAAGAAAGTGATGTCATTACTTCTTTTTATTTTAAACCAGAGGATGGCGGGAAAATTACAAGCTTTCAACCAGGACAATATATTTCAATTAAAGTCGTCATTGATGGCGAGCAATATACGCATATAAGACAATACAGCCTTTCTGATTCTTCAGGAAATGAGTACTATCGAATAAGTCCAAAACTTGAAGTAGGACAGGGCGATATTCCAGGTGGAAAAGTGTCTCACTATCTTCATAACGATATCGTTGAAGGTGATATAGTAGAACTTACTTCTCCAGCCGGTGATTTTGTTTTAAAAACGGAATCTGAACTTCCGGTTGTATTAATTAGTGGTGGCGTTGGCCAAACGCCTATGATAAGTATGTTAAAAACACTAGCTGATAACCATCCAGAAAAAGAAGTAACGTACATTCATGCAGCTATTAATGGATCTACTCATGCATTTAAGGATGAGGTATTGGAAATTGACAATGAAAATGATCAAATTAAATCTTTTTTATGCTATGAAACTCCAGCGGTTGAAGATAAAGCCGCGCAAAGTTATCAAAAGGAAGGTTATTTTGATCTAAATTGGTTACAGTCAATTTTGAAAAATAATCAAGCAGAATTTTATTTCTGTGGACCAATACCGTTTATGAAAGCAGTAAATAATGCTTTGATAGAATGGGAAGTCCCCGAAGCACGCATTAATTATGAATTCTTTGGTCCGGCAACAACTTTGTAA
- a CDS encoding extracellular solute-binding protein, giving the protein MIVKRQGFYKKKVCSQKFKILTGLIAIGFVLSGCGLLGGEKSPLDPDSPVSVTLWHYYSGQTKEKFDELVSEFNDTTGMEKGIVIDAQSQGDVQQLQAAVFDAANKKIGAQPLPDIFAAYPDNAYRINQLAKLVEIESYFSEDELQAFRQDFLDEGRFGDENKLRIIPVAKSSENLFLNKTFWDDFASETGANLNDLSTWEAIVQTAESYFNWSGGKAFLGIGSNSNYMLLSAVQLGEEMYNYGGDTVKLNFSKEVAKKIWDNYYIPSIKGYFAKTGRFSSDDAKTGTIIAYTGSTAGASYFPKEVTLSQSEVFPIESLTLSYPNFEDGSPTAVQQGAGMSITKSEAAYEYAAAEFLKWFTNVEQNIRFAVSTAYFPVKKEALKEELILSIIKEGDTVSSDTVISSIITTLAMLDNYDLYGYKPFEGSVEMRKILEHHLSGKIEKDLERLSDQTISAEDKASKIVRLISDESFVDWYEDFMKEAKAYIE; this is encoded by the coding sequence ATGATTGTCAAGAGACAAGGATTTTATAAAAAAAAGGTTTGTAGTCAGAAATTTAAAATATTGACGGGATTAATCGCGATAGGGTTTGTACTGTCCGGATGTGGTTTACTAGGTGGAGAAAAAAGTCCTTTAGATCCAGATAGTCCTGTTTCCGTAACGCTTTGGCATTATTACAGTGGACAAACAAAGGAAAAGTTTGATGAGCTCGTTTCGGAGTTTAATGATACAACTGGAATGGAAAAAGGTATCGTCATTGATGCACAAAGTCAAGGTGATGTTCAGCAACTTCAAGCAGCAGTTTTCGATGCTGCTAACAAAAAAATTGGTGCACAGCCACTTCCAGATATTTTTGCAGCTTATCCGGATAATGCCTATCGCATAAATCAGCTAGCAAAACTTGTCGAGATTGAATCTTATTTTTCAGAGGACGAGCTGCAAGCTTTTAGACAGGATTTTCTCGATGAAGGAAGGTTTGGTGATGAAAATAAGCTGAGAATTATTCCGGTTGCCAAATCATCGGAAAATCTATTTCTGAATAAAACTTTTTGGGATGATTTTGCAAGTGAGACGGGCGCTAATCTAAATGATTTATCTACCTGGGAAGCTATTGTTCAAACAGCGGAATCTTACTTTAATTGGTCTGGAGGTAAAGCTTTCTTAGGTATTGGCTCAAATTCAAATTATATGCTTCTTTCTGCGGTGCAGTTAGGAGAGGAAATGTATAACTACGGCGGAGATACAGTAAAGCTAAACTTCAGCAAGGAAGTAGCAAAAAAAATCTGGGACAACTACTATATCCCTTCCATCAAAGGTTATTTTGCAAAAACAGGTAGATTCAGTTCTGATGATGCTAAAACAGGTACGATTATTGCCTACACTGGTTCAACAGCAGGTGCGAGTTATTTTCCGAAAGAAGTGACTTTAAGTCAGTCCGAGGTTTTTCCAATCGAAAGTTTAACACTATCTTATCCTAACTTTGAAGATGGAAGCCCAACCGCCGTCCAGCAAGGAGCAGGAATGTCGATTACAAAGAGTGAAGCTGCCTATGAATACGCTGCGGCAGAATTTTTGAAGTGGTTTACGAATGTCGAACAAAATATTAGATTTGCAGTATCAACAGCTTATTTCCCTGTAAAAAAAGAGGCCCTTAAAGAAGAGCTAATTCTTTCTATTATTAAGGAAGGGGACACGGTCTCCTCCGATACGGTCATTTCATCGATCATAACTACGTTAGCAATGTTAGATAACTATGACTTATACGGGTATAAACCCTTTGAGGGAAGCGTGGAGATGAGAAAAATTTTGGAACATCATCTTTCTGGTAAGATTGAAAAAGATTTAGAAAGGTTATCAGATCAAACAATCAGTGCAGAAGATAAAGCTAGTAAAATAGTTAGGCTGATTTCTGATGAAAGCTTTGTTGATTGGTATGAGGATTTTATGAAAGAAGCTAAAGCGTATATCGAATAA
- a CDS encoding diguanylate cyclase, giving the protein MKKISWNKNSIVFKLTVFVIFLIIAQSVLLIAAMIAGGILKQTEENAFQSFSEKVDSRKGYLQREMSNRWSNVDPYLKEISRMLPLEDDNNSTEQFLIDSAPILISMLRTTMTNGTFIILNDQENESNQHSTLYFRDYDPLLNDELNKDLYFVAGPFEISQKLRIPMDQSWSYSMELTDENRKFYDKPYLNASLSSHSALLGYWSPPFRLTPDDLPIVTYSMPIFDGNNEVRGVIGVEISINYFNQFLPATDLLARDSLGYLIGYKEQPEGAIKPMITNGALQKRMIQLDKDFSFLKEDEKRDIYLLENHNSQDKIYASVQKMGLYNYNTPFEEEEWYLIGLMEQNKLLSFVKKIQSILLISFLGSSVIGGVGGYFISYAFTKPIIHLAKQVRESDLKNTKTLTRIGLTEIDSLTDAMETANKNLLESTIKMSRIINLVEVPIGAFEYKEHRETVFATDQLKQLLFLEETEAEDFYCKKRQFINHLLGIMGRPEAEEENVYKFSDSPEKWLKIKMITDENSTLGIVIDVTKEIHEKNQIKLDRDHDMLTSIYNRGAFQRSVTAVLRRGDLNFGAFIMLDLDYLKQINDSYGHMWGDIYIKTTADLLFEFKKAGGIIGRQSGDEFSVFLFGFDSKDQIRALVEVFYEKLKANPIDFPEVGQREIMISAGLYWLDDNEENYNYEQLSQKADQALYKAKNKDKGSWKEFIDEDFIT; this is encoded by the coding sequence ATGAAAAAAATTAGCTGGAATAAAAATTCAATTGTATTTAAGTTGACGGTCTTTGTCATCTTTCTGATCATTGCACAGTCAGTGTTGCTTATTGCCGCGATGATCGCGGGAGGAATTTTAAAACAGACCGAGGAAAATGCCTTTCAATCTTTTTCCGAAAAAGTAGATAGTCGAAAAGGTTATTTACAAAGGGAAATGAGTAACCGTTGGTCGAATGTTGATCCTTATTTAAAAGAGATATCTAGGATGCTACCATTAGAGGATGATAATAATTCGACGGAGCAGTTTTTAATTGATTCAGCACCGATCTTGATCTCGATGCTCAGAACAACAATGACTAACGGAACTTTCATTATTCTTAATGATCAGGAAAATGAATCGAATCAGCATTCGACACTTTACTTTAGAGATTATGATCCATTATTAAACGATGAATTAAATAAGGATCTGTATTTTGTTGCCGGTCCATTTGAAATATCTCAGAAGCTACGTATCCCAATGGATCAGAGTTGGTCGTATAGTATGGAACTTACTGATGAGAACAGAAAATTTTACGATAAGCCATATTTAAATGCTTCTTTAAGTTCACATTCTGCGTTGCTCGGTTATTGGAGTCCGCCGTTTAGGTTGACGCCAGATGATCTGCCAATTGTTACTTATTCGATGCCGATTTTCGATGGTAATAATGAGGTTAGAGGTGTAATTGGAGTTGAGATTTCAATTAATTACTTTAATCAGTTCCTACCAGCAACGGATTTGCTAGCCAGGGATTCGCTAGGCTATCTTATCGGCTACAAAGAGCAGCCTGAAGGGGCGATTAAGCCCATGATTACAAATGGAGCATTACAAAAACGGATGATCCAACTAGACAAGGATTTTAGCTTTTTGAAAGAAGATGAAAAACGAGATATTTATCTATTGGAAAACCATAACAGTCAGGATAAAATTTATGCAAGTGTTCAAAAGATGGGTCTATATAATTACAATACCCCCTTTGAAGAGGAAGAGTGGTATCTAATAGGCCTGATGGAGCAAAATAAGCTGTTAAGTTTTGTGAAAAAAATTCAAAGTATTCTGCTAATCTCTTTTCTTGGATCGAGTGTAATCGGGGGTGTAGGAGGGTACTTTATCAGCTACGCATTTACGAAACCGATTATTCATTTGGCGAAACAGGTAAGGGAAAGCGATCTGAAAAATACCAAAACATTAACCAGAATCGGATTAACTGAGATTGATAGTCTGACCGATGCGATGGAGACAGCTAACAAAAACCTCCTAGAATCTACAATAAAAATGTCTCGGATCATTAATCTGGTCGAAGTTCCAATTGGTGCGTTTGAATATAAAGAGCATCGAGAGACGGTCTTTGCGACAGACCAGCTTAAGCAACTGCTTTTCCTTGAAGAAACAGAGGCAGAAGACTTTTATTGCAAAAAGCGGCAGTTTATCAACCATCTTCTCGGAATTATGGGGAGGCCAGAAGCTGAAGAAGAAAACGTTTATAAATTTAGCGATTCCCCGGAAAAATGGCTCAAAATAAAAATGATAACTGATGAAAACAGCACACTTGGTATCGTCATCGATGTTACAAAAGAAATTCATGAAAAAAATCAAATCAAGCTCGATCGTGATCATGACATGCTTACGAGCATCTATAACCGTGGCGCATTTCAAAGAAGTGTTACGGCAGTGCTAAGGCGAGGCGATCTTAACTTCGGGGCGTTTATCATGTTAGATCTTGATTATCTTAAACAAATTAACGATAGCTATGGTCATATGTGGGGAGATATTTATATTAAAACCACAGCCGATTTGCTTTTTGAATTTAAAAAAGCAGGTGGGATCATTGGCCGTCAATCAGGAGATGAGTTTTCAGTATTTTTGTTTGGATTTGATTCTAAAGATCAAATCAGAGCGCTTGTTGAAGTATTTTATGAAAAACTTAAAGCGAATCCCATCGACTTCCCTGAAGTAGGACAAAGGGAGATTATGATCTCCGCTGGTCTTTACTGGTTGGATGATAATGAAGAGAATTATAACTATGAACAACTTTCACAAAAAGCAGACCAGGCTCTTTATAAAGCGAAGAATAAAGACAAGGGAAGCTGGAAGGAATTCATTGATGAGGATTTTATAACTTAA
- a CDS encoding MgtC/SapB family protein, whose product MDYNYEILLKLCVALLFGMLIGIDRQLKHKPLGLKTSMVICVASCLITIVSIESFFKFSSPTFYAMDPMRLAAQIVSGVGFLGAGVILRRQNDVISGLTSAAMIWAASGLGIAVGAGFFMEATITVILLILAVNVLPSIIKSVGPSELRQRDVSVRIVMEPNHRMTEVLKAIERKGEGLNELEKNRIKIRKLKLKDLDNGNQQMSLTISAPEKQYTTEIYYLIKEIDHVLSVDVEHL is encoded by the coding sequence ATGGACTACAATTATGAAATATTACTGAAGCTTTGTGTTGCACTATTATTTGGAATGTTAATTGGAATTGATCGTCAATTGAAACATAAGCCACTAGGATTAAAAACAAGTATGGTAATTTGTGTTGCGAGTTGTTTAATAACAATTGTTTCGATTGAATCGTTTTTTAAATTTTCTTCGCCTACCTTTTATGCAATGGACCCAATGAGGTTGGCAGCTCAAATTGTCTCAGGAGTCGGGTTTCTAGGTGCAGGCGTTATCTTACGCAGGCAAAATGATGTAATTTCTGGATTAACGAGTGCAGCTATGATTTGGGCTGCTTCAGGGTTAGGGATTGCAGTTGGAGCAGGTTTTTTTATGGAAGCCACGATTACCGTAATATTATTAATTTTGGCAGTTAATGTATTGCCTTCAATAATTAAATCGGTTGGTCCATCTGAATTACGACAAAGAGATGTTTCAGTGCGTATAGTGATGGAGCCCAATCACCGAATGACTGAAGTGCTGAAAGCAATTGAAAGAAAAGGGGAAGGCTTGAATGAACTTGAAAAAAACAGGATAAAAATTCGTAAACTTAAATTAAAAGACTTAGATAACGGAAATCAACAAATGTCGTTAACTATTTCTGCTCCAGAAAAACAATACACAACAGAAATTTACTATTTGATTAAGGAAATTGATCATGTTCTTTCGGTTGATGTTGAGCATCTATAA
- a CDS encoding TrkA family potassium uptake protein: protein MKKQFAVIGLGRFGGSVCKELYTMGHEVLAVDLNEDRVNDFTRYSTHSVVANATDENVLKSLGIRNFEHVIVAIGDNIQASILCTLLLKELNVKQVWVKAQNQYHHKVLEKIGADRIIHPEQDMGVRIAHYLVSEKIIDYIELSPEYSIVELMATEKVAKHTIAELDVRAKYGCTILGIKNGEDILISPTPDHTIKDNDILIVIGHNRDLKRFEDEAL from the coding sequence ATGAAAAAACAATTTGCTGTAATTGGACTGGGTCGTTTTGGCGGAAGTGTCTGTAAAGAGCTTTATACGATGGGACACGAAGTATTGGCGGTTGACCTTAATGAAGATAGGGTTAATGATTTTACTAGATATTCTACACATTCTGTTGTCGCTAATGCTACTGACGAAAATGTACTTAAATCACTAGGGATTAGAAATTTTGAGCATGTTATCGTTGCAATTGGTGATAACATTCAAGCAAGTATTTTGTGTACGCTACTTTTAAAGGAATTGAATGTAAAGCAGGTTTGGGTAAAAGCACAAAACCAATACCATCATAAAGTTCTAGAAAAAATAGGGGCTGATCGAATTATTCACCCTGAACAAGACATGGGTGTCCGAATCGCTCACTATTTAGTTTCCGAAAAAATTATTGATTATATCGAGCTTTCGCCAGAATACAGTATCGTTGAACTTATGGCCACCGAAAAAGTTGCCAAGCATACGATTGCTGAGTTGGACGTTCGCGCTAAATATGGTTGCACAATCCTAGGAATTAAAAATGGTGAGGACATCTTGATTTCACCAACTCCTGATCATACAATTAAGGACAATGATATTTTAATAGTTATTGGTCATAACAGAGACCTAAAACGCTTTGAGGATGAAGCACTGTAA